The following are encoded together in the Rhizobium tumorigenes genome:
- a CDS encoding FtsK/SpoIIIE family DNA translocase has translation MGRSNSPALDGRPVRFTLSTFVIRQITGLAGFVLFFVLALAVAALATWNVMDPSYSYATSNAPTNILGAYGAIFADVVMQALGLSSVIVMLPVVAWALALVSGRKLHRLPARLAAWVGGAALAAAAVGCLPEPLTWPIPNGIGGVIGDMILRFPALFVGAYPSGVFGAVVGTVFAVPAIWCMLFAAGLIGNSIDDFDFEEDEEDDIPSRMRAVGDDAEDDEPRFLAFGVVIHMWYNAKARLRRLFGMGPRQRRDHAFDAPYDFNDDEFGRLNEPARAKTAASRSERLEPSMDGSPSRRVISAPPISVGDADYDDDDDAPFDADPRRPAGILPDDDDVIRPIGSRASPSNAGHRVIPPAPRPKPGARAEREAQTSFIRPQGFQLPAVHLLAEPKAVVRDSTLSADALEQNARMLEGVLEDFGVKGEIIHVRPGPVVTLYELEPAPGIKSSRVIGLADDIARSMSAIAARVAVVPGRNAIGIELPNNIRETVYLREMIASRDFETSKAKLAMALGKTIGGEPVIADLAKMPHLLVAGTTGSGKSVAINTMILSLLYRMTPEQCRLIMIDPKMLELSVYDGIPHLLSPVVTDPKKAVVALKWTVREMEERYKKMSKIGVRNIDGFNTRVEQAAAKGEAISRTVQTGFDRATGEAMYETEEFDLKPLPYIVVIIDEMADLMMVAGKDIEGAVQRLAQMARAAGIHVIMATQRPSVDVITGTIKANFPTRISFQVTSKIDSRTILGEQGAEQLLGMGDMLYMAGGGRIQRVHGPFVADGEVEDIVAYLKTQGQPQYLDAITADSDEDDEDGDGPVGTGNLSDSDDPYDQAVAVVLRDGKASTSYVQRRLGIGYNRAASLIERMEQEGIIGPANHAGKREILVPTEADILDR, from the coding sequence ATGGGCAGAAGCAATTCGCCAGCATTGGACGGTCGTCCCGTCCGCTTCACGCTCTCGACATTCGTGATCCGGCAGATTACCGGGCTCGCTGGTTTTGTCCTGTTCTTTGTTTTGGCGCTGGCCGTTGCCGCGCTGGCGACCTGGAACGTGATGGACCCGAGCTATTCCTACGCCACCAGCAATGCGCCCACCAATATCCTCGGTGCCTACGGCGCCATCTTTGCCGATGTCGTGATGCAGGCGCTGGGGCTCTCCAGCGTCATCGTCATGCTGCCGGTCGTCGCCTGGGCCCTTGCCCTCGTCTCCGGTCGCAAGCTTCATCGCCTGCCTGCGCGCCTGGCGGCCTGGGTCGGCGGTGCAGCGCTCGCCGCCGCTGCCGTCGGCTGCCTGCCGGAGCCGCTCACCTGGCCGATCCCGAATGGCATCGGCGGCGTCATCGGAGACATGATCCTGCGCTTTCCGGCCTTGTTCGTCGGTGCCTATCCGAGCGGCGTGTTCGGCGCCGTCGTTGGCACCGTCTTTGCCGTGCCAGCCATCTGGTGCATGCTGTTTGCGGCAGGCCTGATCGGTAACAGCATCGACGATTTCGATTTCGAAGAGGACGAGGAAGACGATATCCCCAGCCGCATGCGCGCCGTCGGTGACGATGCGGAGGACGACGAGCCGCGGTTTCTTGCCTTCGGCGTCGTCATCCACATGTGGTACAACGCCAAGGCGCGCCTGCGCCGGCTGTTCGGCATGGGTCCCCGCCAGCGGCGCGACCACGCCTTCGACGCCCCTTACGATTTCAACGACGACGAATTCGGTCGCCTGAACGAGCCTGCCCGTGCCAAGACGGCAGCCAGCCGCAGCGAGCGGCTCGAGCCGTCCATGGATGGCAGTCCGTCACGCCGCGTCATCTCGGCGCCGCCGATCTCCGTCGGTGACGCAGACTATGACGACGACGACGACGCGCCGTTTGACGCGGACCCGCGTCGTCCTGCCGGCATTCTGCCCGATGACGACGACGTCATCCGCCCGATCGGCTCCCGAGCTTCGCCTTCCAACGCCGGCCACCGCGTCATTCCGCCTGCACCGCGTCCGAAACCTGGCGCCCGTGCGGAACGTGAGGCACAGACCTCGTTCATCCGCCCGCAAGGCTTCCAGCTGCCGGCCGTGCACCTCTTAGCCGAACCGAAAGCCGTGGTGCGCGACTCGACGCTGTCGGCCGATGCGCTGGAACAGAATGCGCGCATGCTCGAAGGCGTGCTCGAGGATTTCGGCGTCAAGGGCGAGATCATCCACGTCCGCCCGGGGCCCGTCGTCACGCTTTATGAACTCGAACCAGCGCCCGGCATCAAGTCGTCGCGCGTCATCGGCCTTGCCGACGATATTGCCCGCTCTATGAGCGCCATTGCTGCCCGCGTTGCCGTCGTCCCCGGCCGCAATGCCATCGGCATCGAATTGCCGAACAATATCCGCGAAACCGTCTACCTGCGCGAAATGATCGCATCCCGGGATTTCGAGACCTCCAAGGCGAAGCTTGCCATGGCGCTCGGCAAGACCATCGGTGGCGAACCTGTCATTGCAGACCTTGCCAAGATGCCGCATCTGCTGGTCGCCGGCACCACCGGGTCGGGCAAGTCGGTGGCGATCAACACCATGATCCTGTCTCTGCTTTACCGGATGACGCCGGAGCAATGCCGCCTGATCATGATCGATCCGAAAATGCTTGAACTCTCCGTCTATGACGGCATTCCGCATCTGCTGTCGCCTGTCGTTACGGACCCGAAGAAGGCCGTCGTCGCGCTCAAATGGACCGTCCGCGAGATGGAAGAGCGCTACAAGAAGATGTCGAAGATCGGCGTTCGCAACATCGACGGTTTCAACACCCGCGTCGAGCAGGCGGCTGCCAAGGGCGAGGCGATCTCGCGCACAGTGCAGACGGGCTTCGACCGGGCGACCGGCGAGGCCATGTACGAGACGGAAGAGTTCGATCTCAAGCCGCTGCCCTATATCGTCGTCATCATCGACGAGATGGCCGACCTGATGATGGTCGCCGGCAAGGACATCGAAGGCGCGGTCCAGCGGCTGGCGCAGATGGCGCGTGCCGCCGGTATCCACGTCATCATGGCAACCCAGCGTCCCTCGGTCGACGTCATCACCGGCACGATCAAGGCGAATTTCCCGACCCGCATCTCCTTCCAGGTGACCTCGAAGATCGACAGCCGCACCATTCTCGGCGAGCAGGGTGCCGAACAACTGCTCGGCATGGGCGACATGCTCTACATGGCCGGCGGCGGGCGCATCCAGCGCGTTCACGGCCCCTTCGTTGCCGATGGCGAGGTGGAGGACATCGTCGCCTACCTGAAGACGCAAGGGCAGCCGCAATATCTCGACGCCATCACCGCAGACAGCGATGAGGACGACGAGGATGGCGACGGTCCGGTCGGCACCGGTAACCTGTCGGATTCGGACGATCCCTACGACCAGGCCGTGGCTGTAGTACTGCGCGACGGCAAGGCCTCGACATCCTATGTCCAGCGCCGTCTAGGCATCGGCTATAACCGCGCCGCCTCGCTGATCGAGCGGATGGAGCAGGAGGGCATCATCGGCCCGGCCAACCATGCCGGAAAGCGCGAGATCCTGGTGCCGACGGAAGCCGATATCCTCGACCGCTGA
- a CDS encoding outer membrane lipoprotein carrier protein LolA, translating to MKNTEAGVAAGTRFALTRRHFIGACAVGLVAAALPFNAFAQATSNAPPPALAQAIADHFSATKTMQGSFVQFGPRGDQTGGRFFIERPGKMRFNYDDPSPMRVISDGYNVVVGNSQLKTWNTYPLSKTPLTLLLASKIDLSADMVRSVKVEPTLTTIVLGSRTIFGDSTITMMFDSKTYDLRQWTVTDNQGKDTSVVISNVKTNVGFDESVFKIPSDTSARH from the coding sequence ATGAAAAACACTGAAGCCGGCGTTGCCGCCGGGACCCGTTTTGCGCTGACGCGCCGTCATTTTATCGGCGCTTGTGCGGTGGGTCTCGTGGCCGCCGCCTTGCCCTTCAATGCCTTCGCCCAGGCGACCTCCAACGCGCCGCCGCCGGCGCTGGCCCAGGCCATTGCCGATCACTTCTCCGCAACTAAGACCATGCAGGGCTCTTTCGTGCAGTTCGGTCCGCGTGGCGACCAGACCGGCGGCCGGTTCTTCATCGAGCGGCCGGGCAAGATGCGCTTCAACTACGACGATCCATCGCCGATGCGGGTGATCTCCGACGGTTACAACGTCGTGGTCGGCAATTCGCAGCTGAAGACCTGGAACACCTATCCGCTGTCGAAGACGCCGTTGACACTGCTGCTCGCAAGCAAGATCGACCTTTCGGCCGACATGGTGCGCAGCGTCAAGGTCGAACCGACGCTGACCACCATCGTGCTGGGCAGCCGGACGATCTTCGGCGATTCGACCATCACCATGATGTTCGATTCCAAGACCTACGATCTGCGCCAGTGGACGGTGACCGACAACCAGGGCAAGGACACGTCGGTCGTCATCAGCAACGTCAAGACCAACGTCGGATTCGACGAGAGCGTGTTCAAGATTCCGAGCGACACCAGCGCCCGCCACTGA
- a CDS encoding exodeoxyribonuclease III translates to MSFSITTWNINSVRLRMPIIEKLVMQQQQPDILCLQETKVINDLFPLAPLRAMGYEHIIIHGQKGYHGVAIASRIPLVEDRRQDFCGVGDARHISAIFERGGRRVRLHNFYVPAGGDEPDRAINPKFGHKLDFIEEMKQLHANAEPDTSAILVGDLNIAPLENDVWSHKQLLKIVSHTPVETEGLLEVISGGAWVDLMRQTVPASEKLYTWWSYRAKDWQEANRGRRLDHIWGSADLGPLLQRIDILKEARGWDRPSDHVPVTAHFDL, encoded by the coding sequence ATGAGCTTTTCGATCACCACGTGGAATATCAATTCGGTGCGGCTGCGCATGCCGATCATCGAAAAGCTGGTGATGCAGCAGCAGCAGCCGGACATTCTCTGCCTGCAGGAAACCAAGGTCATCAACGATCTCTTCCCGTTGGCGCCGCTGCGCGCCATGGGCTACGAGCACATCATCATCCACGGCCAAAAGGGCTATCACGGCGTTGCCATCGCCTCGCGCATCCCGCTGGTCGAGGATCGCCGCCAGGATTTCTGCGGCGTCGGCGATGCCCGGCATATCTCGGCAATCTTCGAGCGTGGCGGCCGGCGGGTGCGGCTGCATAATTTCTATGTGCCGGCCGGGGGCGACGAGCCGGACCGGGCGATCAACCCGAAATTCGGTCACAAGCTCGATTTCATCGAGGAGATGAAGCAGCTGCATGCCAATGCCGAGCCCGACACCTCTGCCATCCTCGTCGGCGATCTCAACATCGCGCCGCTCGAAAACGATGTCTGGTCGCACAAGCAGTTGCTGAAGATCGTCAGCCATACGCCCGTCGAGACGGAAGGCCTGCTGGAGGTGATCAGCGGTGGAGCCTGGGTTGATCTCATGCGCCAGACAGTGCCTGCCAGCGAAAAGCTCTACACCTGGTGGAGCTACCGCGCCAAGGACTGGCAGGAGGCCAATCGCGGTCGCCGTCTCGACCATATCTGGGGGTCGGCGGATCTCGGGCCCCTGCTACAGCGCATCGACATCCTCAAAGAGGCGCGCGGTTGGGACAGGCCATCCGACCATGTGCCGGTGACGGCGCATTTCGATCTCTGA
- a CDS encoding cyclic nucleotide-binding domain-containing protein translates to MALSDDIQLFSQLPLFQGMGEDQLRLIAFGADRRHIAAGQTLFRERSPAECAYVVASGRFELTTQDGKGASRVEALVEAGTLLSELALVTLVERKYTAIALEDSTVVRITRALFHRLIEEYPEAAQLIERRVRDNFNIMVNQAVAMLDRFS, encoded by the coding sequence ATGGCCCTGAGTGACGATATCCAGCTGTTTTCGCAACTGCCGCTGTTCCAGGGCATGGGCGAGGATCAACTGCGGCTGATCGCCTTCGGGGCCGACCGGCGGCATATCGCTGCCGGCCAGACGCTGTTTCGCGAGCGGTCGCCGGCTGAATGCGCCTATGTGGTGGCTAGCGGCCGTTTCGAACTGACGACGCAGGATGGCAAGGGCGCATCGCGCGTTGAAGCGCTCGTCGAGGCAGGCACGCTGTTGTCCGAGCTGGCGCTGGTGACGCTGGTCGAGCGCAAATACACGGCCATCGCGCTGGAGGATTCCACCGTCGTCCGCATTACCCGGGCGCTGTTTCACCGGCTGATCGAGGAATATCCCGAGGCAGCGCAGCTTATCGAACGCCGGGTGCGCGACAATTTCAATATCATGGTCAATCAGGCGGTCGCGATGCTCGACCGCTTTTCATAA
- a CDS encoding response regulator transcription factor → MTARTILLVDDDTDLREMLVEQLSLYEEFTVLQEANAGKGIATARATAVDLLIMDVGLPDMDGREAVKLLRKGGFKPPIIMLTGHDTDSDTILGLEAGANDYVTKPFRFAVLLARVRAQLRQHEQSEDATFTVGRYLFKPSQKLLTTEDGQKIRLTEKEAAIIRYLYRADQKVVTRDILLEEVWGYNSGVTTHTLETHVYRLRQKIERDPSNAEILVTENGGYKIIP, encoded by the coding sequence ATGACCGCACGCACCATTCTACTGGTGGACGATGACACCGATCTGCGCGAGATGCTGGTCGAACAATTGTCGCTTTACGAGGAATTCACCGTCCTGCAGGAAGCCAATGCCGGCAAGGGCATAGCCACGGCCCGCGCCACGGCCGTTGACCTGCTGATCATGGATGTCGGTTTGCCGGACATGGATGGCCGCGAGGCCGTCAAGCTGCTGCGCAAGGGCGGCTTCAAGCCACCGATCATCATGCTGACCGGCCACGACACGGACTCGGACACGATCCTGGGTCTCGAAGCCGGTGCAAACGATTATGTTACCAAGCCGTTCCGCTTCGCGGTGCTTCTCGCCCGTGTCCGCGCGCAGCTGCGCCAGCACGAGCAGAGCGAGGATGCGACCTTCACGGTCGGCCGCTATCTGTTCAAGCCGAGCCAGAAGCTGCTGACCACGGAAGACGGGCAGAAGATCCGGCTCACTGAAAAGGAAGCGGCAATCATCCGCTACCTCTACCGCGCCGACCAGAAGGTGGTCACCCGTGATATCCTGCTCGAAGAGGTCTGGGGCTACAATTCCGGCGTCACCACCCATACGCTGGAAACCCACGTCTACCGCCTGCGCCAGAAGATCGAGCGCGATCCGTCGAATGCCGAAATTCTGGTAACGGAAAACGGCGGCTACAAGATCATCCCGTAA
- a CDS encoding L,D-transpeptidase family protein, with product MGKARQQPVTRRTIITVRPAPGNRSRALVAFDGVVVPAAIGRNGRTVRKREGDGATPIASMRLLSGFMRGDRLLTPATMLAMRRIRPGMLWCDDPGHASYNTLVKAPFRAGHEEMMRDDGVYDICLVLDWNISVRQRNRGSAVFFHLIRPGFEPTAGCIAVSLPHMRRLLSHVGKGSIVRVL from the coding sequence ATGGGCAAAGCAAGGCAGCAGCCAGTTACACGCCGAACGATCATCACGGTTCGCCCCGCACCGGGAAACCGCAGCCGCGCGCTTGTCGCCTTCGACGGGGTCGTCGTGCCGGCCGCAATCGGACGAAACGGCAGGACCGTGCGCAAACGCGAGGGTGACGGCGCCACGCCGATCGCGTCGATGCGGCTTCTCTCGGGCTTCATGCGAGGCGACCGCCTCCTGACGCCGGCGACGATGCTTGCCATGCGCCGTATCCGGCCGGGCATGCTGTGGTGCGACGATCCAGGCCACGCCAGCTACAACACGCTGGTCAAGGCACCCTTTCGCGCCGGTCACGAGGAGATGATGCGCGATGACGGGGTGTATGACATCTGCCTCGTGCTCGACTGGAATATTTCAGTGCGGCAGCGCAATCGCGGCTCGGCGGTCTTCTTTCACCTGATCCGCCCGGGTTTCGAGCCGACAGCCGGCTGTATTGCCGTCAGCCTGCCCCACATGCGCCGCTTGCTCTCCCATGTCGGCAAGGGCAGCATCGTCCGCGTGCTTTAG
- a CDS encoding aldo/keto reductase encodes MTDQTRITFNDGRSIPQVGLGVWQTPNETAAPAVRAAIEAGYRHIDTAAIYGNEEGVGEGIRSSGVERKNIFLTTKLWNDAQGFDSTLKAFDESLKRLGTDYVDLYLIHWPAPSKDRYLDTWKAFVQLHSEGRAKSIGVSNFAAEHLNRIIGETGVTPVLNQIELHPDFQQRALHETHDALGIKTQSWSPLGQGKLLDNAVIGKIAGKYGRTPAQVIIRWHIDAGLIVIPKSVTPSRIAENFKVFDFKLDADDLKQIDTLDTPGGRIGPDPVTATF; translated from the coding sequence GTGACCGATCAAACCCGCATCACGTTTAACGACGGCCGTTCCATTCCGCAGGTCGGCCTCGGCGTCTGGCAGACGCCGAACGAGACAGCCGCACCGGCCGTGCGCGCCGCAATCGAGGCCGGCTACCGTCATATCGACACCGCCGCCATCTACGGCAACGAAGAAGGCGTCGGCGAGGGCATCCGCTCCTCCGGTGTCGAACGCAAGAATATCTTCCTCACCACCAAGCTCTGGAACGACGCACAGGGCTTCGACAGCACGCTGAAGGCCTTCGACGAAAGCCTGAAGCGCCTCGGCACCGACTATGTCGACCTCTACCTCATCCATTGGCCGGCACCATCCAAGGACCGGTATCTCGACACCTGGAAGGCATTCGTCCAGCTGCACAGCGAAGGCCGGGCAAAATCGATCGGCGTATCCAACTTTGCTGCCGAGCACCTGAACCGCATCATCGGCGAGACCGGCGTCACGCCTGTTCTCAACCAGATCGAACTGCATCCGGATTTCCAGCAGCGGGCGCTGCACGAGACCCATGATGCACTCGGCATCAAGACCCAGTCCTGGAGCCCGCTCGGCCAGGGCAAGCTGCTCGATAACGCCGTGATCGGAAAGATCGCCGGCAAGTACGGTCGCACGCCGGCGCAAGTGATCATTCGCTGGCACATCGACGCTGGCCTGATCGTCATTCCGAAGTCGGTCACCCCGAGCCGCATCGCCGAGAACTTCAAGGTATTCGACTTCAAGCTCGATGCCGATGACCTGAAGCAGATCGACACGCTCGACACCCCCGGCGGCCGCATCGGTCCGGATCCGGTCACCGCGACGTTCTGA
- a CDS encoding DedA family protein: protein MSFLHDAWSSIQPFLHEYGLLTLFLIIYFESLGAPLPGESALVSASLLASRGELNIVSVFFVVWVAAVAGDFTGYLIGHYGGRPLLEKHGWMVRLTPERLHKFEEIFRVRGPIIVVTARFFILLRQLNGLIAGSMGMPWARFLTANIIGAALWTAVWGLGPYFFGDFVGRGFTALRSLF, encoded by the coding sequence TTGAGCTTCCTGCATGATGCCTGGTCGTCGATCCAGCCTTTCCTACACGAATACGGCCTGTTGACCCTCTTCCTGATCATCTACTTCGAATCGCTCGGCGCACCGCTTCCCGGCGAGAGCGCCCTCGTCAGCGCATCGCTGCTCGCATCCCGAGGCGAGTTGAACATCGTCAGCGTCTTTTTTGTCGTCTGGGTCGCGGCCGTCGCCGGCGATTTCACCGGCTACCTGATCGGCCATTACGGCGGAAGGCCGCTACTGGAAAAGCATGGCTGGATGGTCCGGTTGACACCGGAACGGCTGCACAAGTTCGAGGAGATATTCCGGGTTCGCGGTCCGATCATCGTCGTCACCGCGCGTTTCTTCATTCTCCTGCGGCAGCTGAACGGCCTGATTGCTGGTTCCATGGGCATGCCGTGGGCCCGCTTCCTCACCGCCAACATCATCGGCGCCGCACTCTGGACCGCCGTATGGGGCCTCGGCCCATACTTCTTCGGCGATTTCGTAGGCCGAGGGTTTACAGCACTGCGCTCGCTATTCTGA
- a CDS encoding Lrp/AsnC ligand binding domain-containing protein, producing MKPIFVQLQCAPGKTYEVADAIYQTELVSELYSTSGDYDLLMKVYVGEDQDIGKFINDTIANIPGIVRSLTTLTFRAF from the coding sequence ATGAAGCCCATTTTCGTTCAGCTGCAATGCGCCCCCGGCAAGACCTACGAGGTCGCCGATGCCATCTACCAGACGGAACTCGTCTCCGAGCTCTATTCGACCAGCGGCGACTACGACCTCCTGATGAAGGTCTATGTCGGCGAGGACCAGGACATCGGCAAATTCATCAACGACACCATCGCCAACATCCCGGGCATCGTCCGCTCGCTGACGACGCTGACCTTCCGGGCCTTCTGA
- a CDS encoding glycosyltransferase family 4 protein translates to MPEIELWREGGPMTLAQAHGRDFNIPDERRPLIVHVVRAFLPDSEGTDAVATLCRQLSRRYRIRVVTCQNPASDIAGNRATRDMIDGLDIVRIPGPGNNVYPAALEVFKHIADADLVHVHGVDFCFDALAWGRFLHRRPLVATISDNFLQESRHAEMKKLWFSLVTRRSCKAYSCIACSSEPDHRLFDTIVGNRATSIGSGADVAKFANCAALDARRRIVTIGGLSSEARLDRLLDVMQVLAPRHPDWHLDIIGTPSGLDGQTLNADIRSRGLSRHVSLQVSDDHCTIRNTIARASLFASASDSAGSRLAVIEAMSAGLLPVLDSNDAFRALARTHPALMLTDFSGAQRSAKALEAAFARLVAQGTGIREELLGISRSYAWDKVAERYGALYDNVLPDPERVRIHLYGELA, encoded by the coding sequence ATGCCGGAGATCGAACTTTGGCGCGAGGGTGGACCGATGACATTGGCGCAGGCGCATGGCCGCGATTTCAACATTCCGGACGAACGACGACCCCTGATCGTCCATGTGGTACGCGCGTTCCTGCCTGACAGCGAAGGCACGGACGCCGTCGCCACCCTTTGCCGCCAGCTGTCGCGCCGCTACCGCATCCGCGTCGTCACCTGCCAGAACCCGGCTTCCGACATAGCCGGCAACCGGGCGACGCGGGACATGATAGACGGTCTCGATATCGTGCGAATTCCCGGTCCCGGCAACAACGTCTATCCGGCGGCGCTCGAGGTCTTCAAGCATATCGCCGATGCCGACCTGGTCCATGTCCACGGGGTCGATTTCTGCTTCGATGCTCTGGCCTGGGGCCGGTTTCTACATCGGCGACCGCTTGTCGCGACCATCAGCGACAACTTCCTGCAGGAAAGCCGGCACGCAGAGATGAAGAAGCTGTGGTTTAGCCTCGTGACGCGCCGCTCCTGCAAAGCCTATAGTTGCATTGCCTGCAGCAGCGAGCCGGACCACCGGCTTTTCGACACCATCGTCGGCAACCGCGCCACGTCGATCGGCAGCGGCGCCGACGTCGCGAAGTTCGCCAACTGCGCCGCTCTCGATGCCCGTCGCCGGATCGTCACCATCGGCGGGCTGTCTTCGGAAGCCCGGCTCGACCGGCTGCTCGATGTGATGCAGGTGCTCGCCCCGCGCCATCCAGACTGGCATCTCGACATCATCGGCACGCCCTCCGGTCTTGATGGCCAGACGCTCAACGCTGACATCCGGTCGCGTGGCCTGTCGCGGCATGTCTCGCTGCAGGTCTCGGACGACCATTGTACCATCCGAAACACGATTGCCCGCGCCTCGCTTTTTGCATCGGCCTCGGACAGCGCCGGCTCGAGGCTTGCCGTCATCGAGGCCATGAGCGCCGGGCTTCTGCCCGTGCTCGACAGCAACGACGCCTTCCGGGCACTCGCCAGAACCCATCCGGCGCTAATGCTAACCGATTTTTCCGGGGCGCAGCGGTCGGCAAAAGCCCTCGAAGCCGCCTTTGCGCGCCTTGTGGCGCAGGGAACAGGCATTCGCGAAGAACTGCTCGGCATCTCCCGCAGCTACGCCTGGGACAAGGTCGCCGAGCGCTACGGTGCGCTGTATGACAATGTGCTGCCAGACCCTGAACGTGTGCGGATACACCTCTACGGCGAACTCGCCTGA